The following proteins are co-located in the Gordonia polyisoprenivorans genome:
- a CDS encoding acyl-CoA dehydrogenase family protein: MYVSLMTNDTRSPVRRVYETEHEDFRASFRRFLDTRVVPDYAKWEAEGLFPREVFAEAGSHGFLGMAIDEEYGGGGVDDFRFNAVMAEEVADAGVMSFGINLHNDICVPYFLRYCTPEQRARWLPGLASGELIAAIAMTEPGTGSDLAGITAVAVREGDHYVLNGSKTFISNGINADVVIVAARTETGDRHNGLSLMVVERGMAGFERGRNLDKIGMHAQDTAELSFTNVRVPVDNVLGEPGSGFRQLVSNLPQERMTIAVASTAAANRAVELARDHIMTRTAFGKPLAANQNSRFTLADAHVQVQVVRAFVDECLRDHATGELGADRAAMAKLAATEVQGRVVDACLQMFGGYGYMAEYPIARAYVDARVQRIYGGTSEIMKEIVGKSMGLTA, from the coding sequence ATGTATGTTTCACTCATGACGAACGACACACGATCCCCGGTACGCCGGGTCTACGAGACAGAGCACGAGGATTTCCGCGCCAGCTTCCGCCGATTCCTGGACACGCGGGTGGTACCCGACTATGCGAAATGGGAAGCCGAAGGGCTGTTTCCCCGAGAAGTGTTCGCCGAGGCCGGATCTCACGGATTCCTGGGAATGGCTATCGATGAGGAATACGGCGGAGGAGGAGTCGACGACTTCCGGTTCAACGCGGTGATGGCCGAGGAGGTCGCCGACGCCGGGGTGATGTCGTTCGGTATCAACCTGCACAACGACATCTGCGTTCCGTATTTCCTGCGGTACTGCACCCCAGAACAGCGGGCGCGTTGGCTGCCCGGTCTGGCCTCCGGTGAACTGATCGCTGCCATCGCGATGACCGAGCCGGGTACCGGCTCGGATCTCGCAGGCATCACCGCGGTCGCGGTGCGCGAGGGTGATCATTACGTTCTCAACGGCTCGAAGACATTCATCTCCAACGGGATCAACGCCGATGTGGTCATCGTGGCAGCCCGCACCGAGACCGGCGACCGGCACAACGGACTGTCGTTGATGGTCGTCGAGCGTGGGATGGCCGGATTCGAGCGAGGCCGCAATCTCGACAAGATCGGGATGCACGCCCAGGACACCGCGGAATTGTCGTTCACAAATGTCCGGGTCCCGGTGGACAACGTGCTCGGGGAGCCGGGCAGCGGGTTCCGGCAGCTGGTGTCGAATCTGCCTCAGGAGCGGATGACGATCGCGGTGGCGAGCACCGCCGCCGCCAACCGGGCGGTGGAATTGGCCCGCGATCACATCATGACGCGCACCGCGTTCGGTAAGCCGTTGGCCGCCAACCAGAATTCGCGGTTCACCCTGGCCGATGCCCATGTGCAGGTCCAGGTCGTTCGTGCGTTCGTCGACGAATGCCTACGGGATCACGCCACCGGTGAGCTCGGCGCGGATCGGGCCGCCATGGCGAAACTCGCGGCGACCGAGGTGCAGGGACGCGTCGTCGATGCATGCCTGCAGATGTTCGGCGGATACGGCTACATGGCCGAGTACCCGATCGCACGTGCCTATGTCGATGCGCGGGTCCAGCGCATCTACGGCGGGACGAGCGAGATCATGAAGGAGATCGTGGGCAAGTCGATGGGACTGACCGCATGA
- a CDS encoding acyl-CoA dehydrogenase family protein — protein MKRTIFEPEHDQFRDSVRAFLTKEAVPHTEKWEAQGLVDREFWSLAAAQGFVGFSAPEEFGGAGQRDFRFNAILDEEVVRTGTVGDGFSLTNDIVLPYFLDIASAEQQARWLPGIVNGDTAIAVSMSEPGTGSDLRAITSTAVREPGGWRLSGSKTFVTRGIQADLVIVAARIGESDGGGFGLFVVPDGATGFTRGRKLDKIGRRAQDTAELFFADVRIPDTDVLGEPGKGLHYLMGNLAQERLSMAVVAVASAEYAVRLAVDYAGERKAFGQSIGSFQANRFRLAELHTRVAMARTHVDRCIEAQNTGELTAAEAAGAKFLTTELEFEALDTCLQMHGGYGYMEEYEVARRWRDARVQRIYGGTNEIMREIVGRSLGL, from the coding sequence ATGAAGCGCACCATATTCGAGCCCGAACACGACCAGTTCCGCGACAGTGTGCGGGCATTCCTGACCAAAGAGGCGGTGCCACACACCGAGAAGTGGGAGGCCCAGGGGCTCGTCGACCGCGAATTCTGGTCGCTGGCCGCCGCCCAGGGATTCGTCGGCTTCTCCGCGCCGGAGGAATTCGGGGGAGCCGGGCAGCGCGACTTCCGGTTCAACGCGATCCTCGATGAAGAGGTCGTCCGCACCGGAACAGTCGGCGATGGCTTCTCGCTGACCAACGACATCGTCCTGCCCTACTTCCTCGACATCGCCTCCGCCGAACAGCAGGCGCGGTGGTTGCCCGGCATCGTCAACGGCGACACCGCGATCGCTGTGTCGATGTCGGAACCCGGTACCGGATCGGATCTGCGTGCCATCACCTCGACAGCGGTGCGTGAGCCGGGTGGTTGGCGCCTGAGCGGGTCCAAGACCTTTGTGACACGAGGGATTCAGGCCGACCTCGTCATCGTGGCCGCGCGTATCGGTGAATCCGACGGTGGGGGATTCGGGTTGTTCGTCGTACCCGACGGCGCAACGGGTTTCACCCGCGGACGCAAACTCGACAAGATCGGACGACGGGCGCAGGACACCGCCGAACTGTTCTTCGCCGATGTACGCATCCCCGACACCGACGTCCTCGGTGAGCCGGGGAAGGGTCTGCACTACCTGATGGGCAATCTCGCTCAAGAGCGGTTGTCGATGGCGGTGGTGGCGGTGGCCAGCGCCGAGTACGCCGTCCGGCTGGCCGTCGACTATGCCGGCGAGCGCAAGGCCTTCGGACAGTCCATCGGCAGCTTCCAGGCCAATCGTTTTCGGCTGGCCGAGCTGCACACGCGAGTTGCCATGGCCCGCACACATGTCGACCGGTGTATCGAGGCGCAGAACACCGGGGAGTTGACCGCGGCGGAGGCGGCAGGGGCGAAGTTCCTCACCACCGAACTCGAATTCGAGGCACTCGACACATGTCTGCAGATGCACGGCGGATACGGATACATGGAGGAGTACGAGGTTGCCCGCCGCTGGCGGGATGCGCGCGTCCAGCGGATCTACGGCGGCACCAACGAGATCATGCGAGAGATCGTCGGGCGTTCACTCGGATTGTGA
- a CDS encoding oxygenase MpaB family protein — translation MTTTEPKTTREMTFRGDLDVPPGLPKGIDLGRIANKDKAIAMYGREMVETLTDHALLADDYAYQAMLDFKDKSNTTSWRTFDRALEHGIDSIDDPTPGLVAIFEQLDRVPEWVDFDQLYRGAVAFWRAGPIVPPVLAWGAIAGGFSMYSATRPVLFSGRLRKMDQVGTRLIESFRYVVAAYTPGGMHRYEDGFRLTAKVRMIHAAVRHSLGSSDAWDWANWGIPINNLDGMVTQAGQFGVKFIDAVQSSGIRYSDRELEDIFALSRYVGYVIGVPEEILHTGYEDARRKTELHTLIELPPDELCRDVVHSIVEYSVENPPGDVEVLPGPVAKFMTNERRLKLAYGLLHSWIPADVMEGLEAEKTPWRHILPTIRPAVALASRVGRLLPHDDERAAFTMLRQFNDAIELPDGSNKEMAVANPDEVHADIVANKGGMPTVSHA, via the coding sequence ATGACCACCACTGAGCCGAAGACCACTCGGGAGATGACCTTTCGAGGAGACCTCGATGTACCGCCGGGTCTGCCGAAGGGTATCGACCTGGGGCGAATCGCCAACAAGGACAAGGCGATCGCAATGTACGGACGCGAGATGGTCGAGACATTGACCGATCACGCGCTCCTCGCCGACGACTACGCCTACCAGGCGATGCTCGACTTCAAGGACAAGAGCAACACCACCAGCTGGCGCACCTTCGACCGTGCCCTCGAGCACGGCATCGATTCCATCGACGACCCCACTCCGGGCCTGGTGGCCATCTTCGAGCAGCTCGATCGGGTACCGGAGTGGGTCGATTTCGACCAGCTCTATCGCGGGGCGGTGGCCTTCTGGCGTGCCGGCCCCATCGTGCCGCCCGTGCTGGCGTGGGGCGCGATCGCCGGTGGGTTCTCCATGTACAGCGCCACCCGGCCGGTTCTGTTCAGCGGACGTCTGCGGAAGATGGATCAGGTCGGTACCCGTCTCATCGAGAGTTTCCGATATGTGGTGGCCGCCTACACGCCCGGGGGCATGCATCGCTACGAAGACGGCTTTCGGCTGACCGCCAAGGTTCGGATGATCCATGCTGCGGTCCGCCACAGCCTCGGCAGTTCCGACGCGTGGGACTGGGCCAACTGGGGCATCCCGATCAACAACCTCGACGGCATGGTCACCCAGGCCGGACAGTTCGGTGTCAAGTTCATCGATGCGGTTCAGAGCTCCGGAATCCGCTACAGCGACCGTGAACTCGAGGACATCTTCGCACTGAGCCGCTACGTGGGATACGTCATCGGTGTCCCCGAGGAGATCTTGCACACCGGCTACGAGGACGCGCGACGCAAGACCGAGTTGCACACCCTGATCGAACTGCCGCCGGACGAGCTCTGCCGCGACGTCGTGCACTCGATCGTCGAGTACAGCGTGGAGAACCCGCCCGGGGACGTCGAGGTGTTGCCCGGCCCGGTCGCCAAGTTCATGACCAACGAGCGCCGCCTGAAACTCGCTTACGGACTTCTGCATTCGTGGATTCCGGCCGACGTCATGGAAGGTCTCGAAGCGGAGAAGACGCCGTGGCGCCACATCCTGCCGACCATCCGTCCCGCGGTCGCCCTGGCCAGCCGCGTCGGTCGACTCCTTCCGCATGACGACGAGCGCGCCGCGTTCACGATGCTGCGTCAGTTCAACGACGCGATCGAACTCCCCGACGGCTCCAACAAGGAGATGGCCGTGGCCAACCCCGACGAGGTGCACGCCGACATCGTCGCCAACAAGGGCGGTATGCCGACCGTGTCGCACGCGTGA
- a CDS encoding nitroreductase, which produces MTADPVGVAAASDISADEVATDALGRLLSTRWSCRAFLPQPIPREELDRVLDIARRTPSWCNTQPWHIDITTGSATDALRDALHDAISQGSQENPDIEFPTAYEGVYRDRRRTSGWQLYESLGIAKGDRAASARQTLRNFDFFDAPHVAVVTTERALGTYGAVDCGLFVNNFLLAAHSRGIGTIPQAALATQAPVLRDYFGYPDNRLVLLGISLGYPDLDDPVNVYRTERQEVGDIATFHDGPGAVGPTGARS; this is translated from the coding sequence ATGACCGCCGACCCCGTGGGCGTCGCCGCCGCGTCCGACATATCCGCCGATGAGGTGGCCACCGACGCGCTCGGCAGGTTGTTGTCGACCCGGTGGAGCTGTCGCGCCTTTCTGCCGCAACCGATTCCGCGCGAAGAGCTCGACCGGGTCCTCGACATCGCCCGCCGCACACCGTCGTGGTGCAATACCCAGCCCTGGCACATCGACATCACCACCGGGTCGGCCACCGACGCTCTGCGCGATGCGTTGCACGACGCCATCTCGCAAGGCTCGCAGGAGAATCCGGACATCGAGTTCCCGACCGCGTATGAGGGGGTCTACCGGGATCGGCGGCGGACCAGTGGATGGCAGCTCTATGAGAGCCTGGGAATCGCCAAGGGTGATCGCGCAGCATCGGCACGACAAACCCTGCGCAACTTCGACTTCTTCGACGCACCCCATGTCGCGGTCGTGACGACCGAGCGGGCGCTGGGAACGTACGGGGCCGTCGACTGTGGTCTCTTCGTCAACAATTTCCTGCTCGCGGCGCACAGTCGCGGCATCGGCACGATTCCGCAGGCGGCGCTGGCGACCCAGGCGCCGGTGCTGCGCGACTACTTCGGTTACCCGGATAATCGTCTGGTGCTACTGGGTATCTCGTTGGGATACCCCGACCTCGACGATCCGGTGAACGTCTATCGCACCGAACGGCAGGAGGTCGGCGACATCGCGACATTCCACGACGGTCCCGGTGCGGTCGGCCCGACGGGGGCGCGGTCATGA
- a CDS encoding alpha/beta fold hydrolase → MSGRLVETRDGTRINVREVGQGPTVLFIHGWSLSGEVWDRQLGAVAAAGYRALAMDQRGHGDSDAPQQGYEIEGLVADAVDVLGALGVDHAVVVGWSLGGMVGLRLAHDHPDLVDALVMVASNGVSASRTDAFAFGVPADKPLAAILGAEHADRIALRRSAVGDPFKGDPDPQTLDWLHRVSLQTPTWAAQAAMRTLMCTDQTHVLDELSVPVTQIVGAADPALSMRGARWVRDRLASTLVELDCGHYPMLECPDEFDAALLGGIGKRREVPKAEEYGAEASILRVRT, encoded by the coding sequence ATGAGCGGGCGGCTCGTGGAAACCCGCGACGGCACGCGGATCAACGTCCGCGAGGTGGGGCAGGGGCCGACGGTCCTGTTCATCCACGGGTGGAGTCTCAGCGGAGAGGTGTGGGATCGACAACTCGGCGCTGTGGCCGCCGCCGGCTATCGGGCGCTGGCAATGGACCAACGCGGACACGGCGATTCCGATGCGCCACAGCAGGGATATGAGATCGAGGGCCTCGTCGCCGATGCCGTCGACGTGCTCGGCGCACTCGGTGTCGACCATGCGGTCGTGGTCGGTTGGTCGCTGGGCGGGATGGTCGGGCTGCGTCTGGCCCACGACCACCCCGACCTCGTCGACGCGCTGGTGATGGTGGCATCCAATGGGGTGTCGGCCTCGCGTACCGACGCCTTCGCCTTCGGCGTGCCCGCCGACAAGCCACTCGCCGCGATCCTCGGCGCCGAGCATGCCGATCGAATTGCGTTGCGGCGCAGCGCGGTGGGCGACCCGTTCAAGGGCGACCCCGATCCGCAGACGCTCGACTGGCTCCATCGCGTGTCGCTGCAGACGCCGACCTGGGCCGCGCAGGCGGCGATGCGGACGCTGATGTGCACCGATCAGACCCATGTCCTCGACGAGCTCTCGGTACCGGTGACCCAGATCGTCGGCGCCGCGGATCCGGCGTTGTCCATGCGCGGCGCGCGATGGGTGCGTGATCGCCTCGCCTCGACGCTGGTGGAACTCGATTGTGGGCACTATCCGATGCTCGAATGCCCCGACGAGTTCGACGCCGCGCTTCTCGGCGGAATCGGTAAGCGTCGGGAAGTGCCCAAGGCGGAAGAATACGGCGCAGAAGCGTCAATACTACGTGTCCGGACATAA
- a CDS encoding TetR/AcrR family transcriptional regulator produces the protein MVMTQGSFVRRRPREFDGTSSAELAVFAATEELLRDTSLQKLTVAQILRAAGLSRANFYHYFANKYDVLVALLGRVFDDSYGQDAPWSTTPGKARAQRMGTSLESTLEMWSAHGAVICSVIEHMHSEPAVAAAWQRMYGRFVDAITEQVVYERNSGQAPAGSPPDMIATMLVGAAERVFYVSSRGLDPRLATVDDVVEPLRAVNEAAIFGGRHDAESDKSSSAATDLERSPMPEITAPVVEGETATAILQAMRELLVEESLADVSVAKILEKSGISRASFYFYFRSKEDAFVVLFREAAADIVAGLRGLADIDRDEPERLLAQVGEWLDLEGFAGPVIRNAVHAWPRLPELRAEYLAAMNAMETTLESIIDSDRAAGLAPAGPPVPAYAAVILWTIERAVAGALAGEEHLADLDAVTEMVGRFLYAAVYGRR, from the coding sequence ATGGTCATGACCCAGGGCTCTTTCGTGCGGCGCCGACCTCGCGAGTTCGACGGCACCTCGTCCGCCGAACTGGCCGTGTTCGCCGCGACGGAAGAGCTGCTGCGCGACACGTCGCTCCAGAAACTCACTGTGGCGCAGATCTTGCGTGCCGCCGGACTGTCCCGGGCGAATTTCTACCACTATTTCGCCAACAAGTATGACGTCCTCGTGGCATTGCTCGGGCGGGTCTTCGACGATTCGTACGGCCAGGACGCGCCGTGGTCCACGACTCCCGGTAAGGCCCGCGCGCAACGGATGGGCACCAGCCTGGAGAGCACGCTCGAGATGTGGTCGGCGCACGGCGCGGTCATCTGCTCGGTGATCGAGCACATGCACAGCGAGCCGGCGGTGGCCGCGGCGTGGCAGCGCATGTACGGGCGTTTTGTCGACGCGATCACCGAACAGGTTGTCTACGAGCGGAATTCGGGTCAGGCCCCGGCGGGCTCGCCGCCGGACATGATCGCCACCATGCTCGTCGGTGCGGCCGAGCGCGTGTTCTACGTCAGCTCGCGGGGGCTCGATCCGCGGCTGGCCACGGTCGACGACGTCGTGGAACCGTTGCGTGCGGTCAACGAGGCGGCGATCTTCGGTGGACGTCATGACGCGGAATCGGACAAGAGTTCTTCTGCAGCAACCGATCTCGAACGATCACCGATGCCGGAGATCACCGCACCCGTCGTCGAGGGAGAAACCGCGACGGCGATTCTGCAGGCGATGCGCGAGCTGCTCGTCGAAGAAAGCCTGGCCGATGTCAGCGTGGCCAAGATCCTGGAGAAGTCCGGTATCTCGCGCGCATCGTTCTACTTCTACTTCCGCAGCAAGGAGGACGCCTTCGTGGTGTTGTTCCGCGAGGCGGCGGCCGACATCGTGGCGGGCCTACGCGGGCTGGCCGACATCGATCGCGACGAGCCGGAGAGGCTGTTGGCCCAGGTCGGTGAGTGGCTCGATCTGGAGGGTTTCGCCGGTCCGGTGATCCGCAACGCGGTCCACGCGTGGCCGCGACTGCCGGAACTGCGCGCGGAGTACCTCGCGGCGATGAACGCCATGGAAACGACCCTGGAGTCGATCATCGACTCCGATCGTGCTGCCGGACTCGCGCCTGCGGGGCCGCCCGTGCCGGCGTATGCGGCGGTCATCTTGTGGACGATCGAACGAGCCGTGGCCGGTGCCCTGGCCGGCGAGGAGCACCTCGCCGATCTGGATGCGGTCACCGAGATGGTCGGTCGATTCCTGTACGCAGCCGTCTACGGACGCCGCTGA
- a CDS encoding enoyl-CoA hydratase-related protein: MTDWEKIRSSQVIEVHRRRSATRVTLARPQALNAFDTSLQSELRNTLDELTADDSVRCVVLTGAGRAFSSGADLTLDDLGPQTRLAPRTEEELRMRYNPTIRAIRTMPKPVIAAVNGTAAGVGCALALACDHVVAVRSASFVLAFSRVGLTLDAGASALLGARVGFGRATRMAMLAEPVDADTALSWGMIDAVVADDALAARVDEVAEHFAAGPTRSYAATKRSLNAALLPHLDEAFETEIAGQTELVDSTDFRTGVDAFMNRRTPHFTGR, translated from the coding sequence GTGACCGATTGGGAGAAGATCCGCAGTTCGCAGGTAATCGAGGTCCATCGAAGACGATCGGCGACGCGCGTGACGCTTGCGCGACCGCAGGCTCTCAACGCCTTTGACACCTCGCTGCAGTCCGAACTCCGGAACACACTCGACGAGCTCACGGCCGATGATTCCGTGCGCTGCGTGGTCCTCACCGGGGCGGGCCGCGCCTTCTCCTCGGGAGCCGATCTGACGCTCGACGACCTCGGTCCGCAGACCCGGCTGGCTCCGCGTACCGAGGAGGAGCTGCGGATGCGCTACAACCCGACGATCCGTGCGATCCGCACCATGCCCAAGCCGGTGATCGCCGCGGTCAACGGCACCGCCGCGGGGGTGGGGTGTGCGCTCGCTCTTGCCTGTGATCACGTGGTGGCGGTCCGGTCGGCGAGCTTTGTCCTGGCCTTCTCCCGGGTGGGTCTGACCCTCGACGCGGGCGCCTCGGCGTTGCTCGGTGCGCGTGTCGGATTCGGCCGTGCCACCCGGATGGCCATGTTGGCCGAGCCGGTGGACGCCGACACCGCGCTGTCGTGGGGGATGATCGACGCCGTGGTCGCCGACGACGCGCTTGCCGCTCGGGTCGATGAGGTCGCCGAGCATTTCGCCGCCGGGCCCACCCGCTCCTACGCCGCCACCAAACGCAGCCTCAACGCCGCGCTGCTCCCCCATCTCGACGAGGCCTTCGAAACCGAGATCGCCGGGCAGACCGAGCTGGTCGACTCCACGGACTTCCGCACCGGCGTGGATGCCTTCATGAATCGGCGTACACCGCACTTCACCGGTCGCTGA
- a CDS encoding aldehyde dehydrogenase family protein, translated as MSVTELRGTTRPADVADEVDRARSAFDTGRTRSYSWRVAQLEGLLRFIDECEDDIADAISADLGRGAMASFMADIGPVRHEIRHTLTKLATWMKPSRVRVSAATAPGNARIVAEPKGVVLILGTWNFPLLLTIQPLVSALAAGNAAVVKPSDVAGATARMIAEKLPKYVDPDAVRVVLGDGKINRALLELRFDHTFFTGSTTVGKAVMEASARHLTPVTLELGGKSPVIVTADADIEVAARRIAWAKSINAGQTCIAPDYVLVEDSVRPALVERLLAELPAQAANDSTHIVNRRQFDRLSEVLGSHGGEQYGGDTDIDRLTITPALITDPDPTSELMTEEIFGPILPLISVPSVADAVEFINARPKPLALYLFTNSRRTEDLVVGKTSSGAVGINHLLYQLLVPELPFGGVGESGLGRYHGKFGFDTFSHHKAVLRKPARPDPSFAYPPYSPGMRRILRRVMG; from the coding sequence ATGAGCGTTACCGAGTTGCGGGGGACGACCCGTCCCGCCGATGTGGCCGACGAGGTGGACCGCGCGCGGTCGGCCTTCGACACCGGCCGCACCCGCTCGTATTCGTGGCGGGTGGCGCAACTCGAGGGTTTGCTGCGCTTCATCGACGAATGCGAGGACGACATCGCCGACGCGATCAGCGCCGACCTCGGCCGCGGGGCCATGGCCTCGTTCATGGCCGACATCGGCCCGGTGCGCCACGAGATCCGGCACACCCTCACGAAATTGGCGACCTGGATGAAGCCGTCGCGGGTCCGCGTGAGTGCTGCGACCGCCCCCGGGAACGCTCGCATCGTCGCCGAACCCAAGGGCGTCGTACTCATCCTCGGCACGTGGAATTTCCCGCTGCTGTTGACGATTCAGCCACTGGTCAGTGCCCTGGCGGCCGGCAATGCTGCCGTGGTCAAGCCCTCCGACGTCGCCGGTGCCACCGCGCGGATGATCGCCGAGAAGTTGCCGAAGTACGTCGACCCGGACGCGGTGCGCGTCGTGCTGGGTGACGGCAAGATCAACCGCGCGCTGCTTGAATTGCGGTTCGACCACACCTTTTTCACCGGGTCCACCACTGTGGGCAAGGCGGTGATGGAGGCCAGTGCACGCCATCTCACCCCGGTGACCCTCGAGCTCGGTGGCAAGAGCCCGGTCATCGTGACCGCAGATGCCGACATCGAGGTCGCCGCGCGACGTATCGCCTGGGCGAAGTCGATCAACGCGGGCCAGACCTGCATCGCCCCCGACTACGTACTCGTCGAGGACTCTGTTCGGCCCGCGCTCGTCGAACGACTCCTCGCCGAGTTGCCCGCCCAGGCCGCCAACGATTCGACGCACATCGTGAACCGCCGTCAATTCGATCGGCTCTCGGAGGTGCTGGGCTCGCACGGCGGCGAGCAGTACGGCGGCGACACCGACATCGATCGGCTGACGATCACGCCGGCGCTGATCACCGATCCCGACCCGACCTCGGAGCTGATGACCGAGGAGATCTTCGGCCCCATCCTGCCACTGATCTCGGTGCCCAGCGTCGCCGACGCGGTCGAGTTCATCAATGCGCGGCCGAAACCCTTGGCGCTCTACCTCTTCACCAATTCTCGACGCACCGAGGACCTCGTCGTCGGTAAGACCTCGTCCGGCGCGGTCGGCATCAATCACCTGCTCTACCAGCTCCTTGTTCCCGAATTGCCGTTCGGTGGCGTCGGAGAATCGGGGCTCGGTCGATACCACGGAAAGTTCGGTTTCGACACGTTCAGCCATCACAAAGCGGTGCTGCGCAAGCCGGCTCGACCGGATCCGTCATTCGCCTATCCGCCCTACAGCCCGGGGATGAGGCGAATCCTGCGGCGCGTCATGGGTTAG
- a CDS encoding ABC transporter permease — translation MSVSALDRRRPAVAVGAGVRKVIDSIVDRMVRSINTIGRSARLAMEVVRFSVTDTLTLRLALGEVIEQMWKLFKVTALPALLMAVPIGAEVSVQVGGVMDQVGANSLAGAASGLGVVSQGAPMAAGLLMSGAAASAIASDLGARSIREEIEAMRVMGVNPVQRLIVPRFIAMVAISPALCIIIIASGVAAGLAISANVNDVVPASFWQSFGAFATPVDLIFSVVKALLFAVIVVIIASLRGLEAKGGPKGVANAVNASVVLSVFCIFMTNLVVSQLQTMFFPAQLA, via the coding sequence ATGAGCGTCAGCGCGCTCGACAGACGCCGGCCCGCAGTGGCCGTCGGCGCGGGAGTCCGGAAGGTCATCGATTCGATCGTGGACCGCATGGTCCGCAGCATCAACACGATCGGCCGTTCGGCCCGGCTCGCAATGGAGGTCGTCCGGTTCTCCGTCACCGACACCCTCACCTTGCGACTCGCGCTGGGCGAGGTCATCGAACAGATGTGGAAACTGTTCAAGGTCACCGCATTACCGGCCCTGCTCATGGCCGTGCCCATCGGGGCCGAGGTGTCGGTCCAGGTCGGTGGGGTCATGGACCAGGTGGGCGCGAACTCCCTGGCCGGCGCCGCCAGCGGCCTCGGCGTCGTCAGCCAGGGCGCACCCATGGCGGCGGGGCTGCTGATGAGCGGTGCCGCGGCGTCGGCCATCGCCTCCGACCTCGGGGCGCGGTCGATCCGCGAAGAGATCGAGGCGATGCGTGTCATGGGCGTCAATCCCGTTCAGCGACTGATCGTCCCGCGATTCATCGCCATGGTGGCCATCTCGCCGGCGTTGTGCATCATCATCATCGCCTCGGGCGTCGCGGCCGGCCTGGCCATCTCGGCGAACGTCAACGACGTGGTGCCGGCCAGCTTCTGGCAGTCGTTCGGTGCTTTCGCCACCCCGGTCGACCTCATCTTCTCGGTGGTCAAGGCGCTGCTGTTCGCGGTGATCGTGGTGATCATCGCCAGTCTGCGCGGCCTGGAAGCCAAAGGCGGGCCCAAAGGTGTCGCCAACGCGGTCAACGCCTCGGTCGTCCTCAGCGTGTTCTGCATCTTCATGACCAATCTCGTCGTGAGTCAGCTGCAGACCATGTTCTTCCCGGCACAGTTGGCGTGA
- a CDS encoding MlaE family ABC transporter permease: protein MTANRIATRDNFAVRASRACVDKILGAIAQFGQIVVFVGKTFALLPTTIRHYRKQTFKTMNDMAWGSGSIIVDGGVVSLMFFLGIAVGAVVAIEAFMAFDLLGFGALTGIIGSFGNIRVVAPIITGIGFAAQAGCRMTAEIGAMRISEEIDATEVMGLRAIPFVVGTRLIGGMLVVLPSYLMAVVVSFITGGIIIKTFHSQPSGTYDHYFAQFVTLPDLLASIAKALIFCAVVTLIHCYYGYFASGGPAGVGAASGRAIRASLVAIVVLNFCMTVVIWGLNPALPFRG from the coding sequence ATGACCGCCAACAGAATCGCAACGCGAGACAACTTCGCCGTGCGTGCATCCCGCGCCTGTGTCGACAAGATCCTGGGAGCCATCGCCCAGTTCGGTCAGATCGTGGTCTTCGTAGGAAAGACCTTCGCGCTACTACCGACCACGATCCGCCACTACCGCAAGCAGACCTTCAAGACGATGAACGACATGGCCTGGGGCAGTGGGTCGATCATCGTCGACGGTGGCGTCGTCAGCCTCATGTTCTTCCTCGGAATCGCCGTCGGCGCAGTGGTGGCGATCGAGGCCTTCATGGCGTTCGACCTCCTGGGTTTCGGGGCGCTGACCGGAATCATCGGTTCCTTCGGCAACATTCGCGTGGTGGCCCCGATCATCACCGGAATCGGCTTCGCCGCCCAGGCCGGATGCCGGATGACCGCCGAGATCGGCGCGATGCGGATCTCTGAGGAGATCGACGCGACCGAGGTGATGGGGCTGCGGGCCATCCCGTTCGTGGTGGGCACCCGTCTGATCGGCGGAATGCTCGTCGTCCTGCCGAGCTACCTGATGGCAGTGGTGGTCAGTTTCATCACCGGCGGCATCATCATCAAGACCTTCCACAGTCAGCCGTCGGGCACCTACGACCACTACTTCGCGCAATTCGTGACGTTGCCGGATCTCCTGGCATCCATCGCCAAAGCGCTCATCTTCTGCGCGGTGGTCACGCTGATCCATTGCTACTACGGCTATTTCGCGAGCGGTGGACCGGCCGGCGTGGGCGCGGCCTCCGGCCGGGCCATCCGCGCCAGCCTGGTCGCGATCGTTGTCCTGAACTTCTGTATGACAGTGGTGATCTGGGGACTCAACCCCGCATTGCCTTTTAGGGGTTGA